The Salvelinus sp. IW2-2015 unplaced genomic scaffold, ASM291031v2 Un_scaffold4423, whole genome shotgun sequence genome includes a window with the following:
- the orc2 gene encoding origin recognition complex subunit 2, translated as MSILEVRFVGDGDALEHIVDKREDVQCSSMQRLVTLRSEVERSGREEEADLSELNYVQALGTDEGEECAAAGGGASVFPFQTVKRTNRMAQMGKSLQTLSIILTT; from the exons ATGAGTATATTGGAGGTGAGGTTTGTGGGCGACGGAGATGCACTGGAACACATAGTGGACAAACGAGAAG atgtgcagTGCAGCAGTATGCAGAGGTTGGTGACTCTGAGGAGTGAAGTGGAGAGGAGcggtagagaggaggaggcagaccTTAGTGAGCTGAACTATGTCCAGGCCCTCGGAACAGacg agggggaggagtgtgcagcagcaggaggaggggcATCAGTGTTCCCCTTTCAGACGGTCAAACGCACCAACAGGATGGCCCAGATGGGTAAGTCTCTCCAAACGTTATCTATAATATTGACAACATAG